From Bacillus sp. FSL K6-3431, the proteins below share one genomic window:
- a CDS encoding DUF441 domain-containing protein: MFNQSLLFLILLLTIALFAKNQSLIIAVAVLLVLKLVGADEKIFTTLQTKGINWGVTIITIAVLAPIASGYIGFKELGSAIKSPYAWIALGAGMAVAIIAKYGITLLSTDPHITTALVIGTIFAVAVFKGVAVGPLIGAGIAYMAMRLFEIFRVG; the protein is encoded by the coding sequence TTGTTTAATCAATCACTTTTATTTTTAATTTTACTACTTACTATAGCACTTTTTGCGAAAAACCAATCGCTGATCATTGCGGTGGCAGTGCTACTTGTCCTTAAACTAGTTGGAGCAGATGAAAAAATCTTCACTACATTACAAACAAAAGGAATAAATTGGGGAGTAACTATTATTACAATTGCCGTCTTAGCGCCAATAGCAAGCGGATATATTGGATTTAAAGAACTAGGGTCTGCGATAAAATCTCCTTATGCCTGGATAGCACTCGGTGCTGGCATGGCTGTCGCAATTATTGCAAAATATGGAATCACACTGCTTTCCACAGATCCTCATATTACAACGGCGCTCGTAATAGGGACGATATTTGCTGTTGCCGTATTTAAAGGTGTCGCTGTTGGTCCATTGATAGGAGCTGGCATTGCATATATGGCCATGAGGTTGTTTGAGATATTTCGCGTTGGATAA